A single region of the Larus michahellis chromosome W, bLarMic1.1, whole genome shotgun sequence genome encodes:
- the LOC141735689 gene encoding protein patched homolog 1-like, giving the protein MASAVNVLEPETSSSAEGGGVHHGRAVRSDSGRRRRPGGNQRAAESDREYLQRPSYCDAAFALEQISKGKATGRKAPLWLRAKFQRLLFKLGCFIQKNCGKFLVVGLLIFGAFAVGLRAANLETNMEELWVEDAALSWELVASKKY; this is encoded by the exons ATGGCCTCAGCCGTTAACGTGTTGGAGCCGGAGACGAGCAGCAGTGCGGAGGGCGGCGGCGTACACCACGGCCGGGCGGTGAGGAGCGATAGCGGGAGGCGACGAAGGCCTGGAGGGAACCAGCGCGCCGCGGAGTCCGACCGGGAGTATCTGCAGCGACCAAGCTACTGCGATGCGGCTTTCGCCTTGGAGCAGATCTCAAAG GGGAAAGCTACTGGAAGAAAAGCACCGCTGTGGCTGAGAGCAAAGTTTCAGAGACTATTATTTAAACTGGGCTGTTTCATACAAAAAAACTGTGGAAAGTTTTTGGTTGTTGGCCTTCTTATATTTGGGGCTTTTGCTGTAGGATTAAGGGCAGCAAATCTTGAAACCAACATGGAGGAGCTGTGGGTGGAAG ATGCAGCACTGTCTTGGGAGCTGGTGGCCAGTAAGAAATACTGA